From one Dermacentor variabilis isolate Ectoservices chromosome 3, ASM5094787v1, whole genome shotgun sequence genomic stretch:
- the LOC142576054 gene encoding uncharacterized protein LOC142576054 has protein sequence MPSDGSSAGSGVRRVRSPEAGSGNRVVTRRFISSPAPLADTDVISNTKREEWTTSKKVVNHKTRQTETRVQRQLVLENGKVIADTGPQITTRTTEDNKVEESEDTQHKKTGDEDVPDGYVPVPGSERVVCEKTESHQVTKETKEENMKMHDENFKELRGPEEIHRLAVMVPDESPLVGIRPDRFPGKLTHYSSRSKKVTDKDEVKEISEERNGEITKQTTRTHHHEEKDDDEVPEDEAEGKDLPAVERETKRNFEYLHDGAEIKVPDRMRKQKDLLYLQATSPERHDPVTRRALSLEEEEEIRNSETNRWLDNHFGSETSDDDVVKSKHGGNVINVKMTDTKRTPTPPAKPPRESPNLIYTTPYFKSPTPSPTPLDSTLRSTKSQQKTTSYRREEKVDDSRQSRASPRSNWKSSPSIYHDVTRHLDESPTRYTKVDRSYRDLESSYRPLEKSTIVGNSVFTKEDRRLNESRRVTREYDREVKKEPPPERATSPESRPIQRSQSTRTPEKPVAQPPTYTYSLPRGQSTRRATRVDQTSKTSRGVQADLDDEPYTPPSSRYIVHSVRETQSLPRHHHHHHRHHHHHSSSSHHRHRSEETEHHRRSGDRNRSPESNISTASRPSKTFFFGDKTDTSYHNSRHKDGYFTIEKDRYVQPPRRFRSDPRERYYSVEDLTTTTRSYATAPTSSVKKPSFIDRQRYFPATPPASPPPRLIKITNGRSTSPSPPESPRPTSTSHLLPPPSPYASLNRRYRSPSPVVNPPSFTPLQSPVEVKRQQSASSYSRSYHHRSATADSSGSKPGPSVIEVRNWDSR, from the exons AGGAATGGACCACGTCCAAGAAGGTCGTCAACCACAAGACCCGACAG ACCGAGACGAGGGTACAGCGTCAGCTCGTCCTGGAAAACGGCAAGGTGATCGCCGACACGGGCCCTCAGATAACGACCAGAACCACAGAGGACAACAAGGTCGAAGAGTCGGAAGACACGCAG CACAAGAAGACGGGCGACGAGGACGTTCCTGACGGCTACGTGCCGGTGCCGGGTTCCGAGCGCGTGGTGTGCGAGAAGACCGAGTCGCATCAGGTCACCAAGGAGACCAAGGAGGAGAACATGAAGATGCACGACGAAAACTTCAAGGAACTGCGCGGACCG GAGGAGATCCACCGATTGGCCGTGATGGTGCCGGACGAGTCCCCATTGGTAGGAATCCGGCCGGATCGGTTCCCGGGCAAGCTGACTCACTACAGCAGCCGGTCGAAGAAGGTCACAGACAAGGACGAAGTGAAGGAGATCTCCGAGGAGCGCAACGGAGAGATCACTAAGCAGACCACAAGGACGCATCATCACGAGGagaaggacgacgacgaa GTCCCAGAAGACGAAGCAGAAGGAAAAGACCTTCCAGCCGTCGAGAGAGAGACAAAACGAAACTTCGAATACCTGCACGATGGAGCCGAAATCAAGGTTCCTGACCGAATGCGCAAGCAGAAAGACCTCCTGTACCTCCAGGCGACGTCTCCCGAACGACATGACCCGGTCACGCGGCGGGCTTTGAGCCTGGAGGAAGAAGAGGAAATACGAAACAGCGAGACGAACCGCTGGCTGGACAACCACTTCGGCTCGGAAACTTCGGACGACGACGTCGTGAAGAGCAAGCACGGTGGTAACGTAATCAACGTGAAGATGACCGACACCAAGAGGACGCCAACGCCACCCGCCAAGCCACCCAGGGAGTCGCCGAACCTCATCTACACGACACCGTACTTCAAGTCTCCCACACcgtcaccgactccacttgattCGACACTCAGAAGCACCAAGTCACAGCAGAAGACGACATCCTACCGccgggaagagaaggtggacgaCTCGAGGCAGTCTCGCGCCAGCCCGCGCTCGAACTGGAAGTCCAGTCCGTCCATATACCACGACGTCACGCGACACCTGGATGAGTCACCGACGCGGTACACCAAGGTGGACCGTTCGTACAGGGATCTCGAGAGCAGTTACAGGCCCTTGGAGAAATCGACCATCGTCGGAAACAGCGTTTTCACCAAGGAAGACAGAAGGCTCAACGAAAGCCGGCGAGTCACGAGGGAATACGACAGAGAGGTTAAGAAAGAGCCGCCTCCGGAAAGGGCGACGTCGCCCGAATCGCGACCCATCCAGAGGTCCCAATCGACGAGGACGCCCGAGAAGCCAGTTGCTCAACCGCCTACCTACACCTACAGTCTTCCGCGAGGCCAAAGCACTCGCCGCGCAACGCGCGTGGACCAGACGTCCAAGACCAGCCGCGGTGTACAGGCCGACCTGGACGACGAGCCGTACACTCCTCCCAGTTCGCGCTACATTGTGCACAGTGTGCGGGAGACTCAGAGCCTGCCCcgccatcatcaccaccaccaccgacaccaccaccaccactcttCCTCGTCTCACCACCGCCACCGCAGCGAGGAGACCGAACACCACCGGCGAAGCGGCGACCGGAACCGCAGCCCCGAATCCAACATCTCGACGGCGTCGAGGCCTTCTAAGACCTTCTTCTTCGGCGACAAGACGGACACCAGCTACCACAATAGCCGCCACAAGGACGGCTATTTCACCATCGAGAAGGACCGCTACGTGCAGCCGCCTCGGCGGTTCAGGTCGGACCCGCGTGAGCGCTACTACTCAGTCGAGGACCTCACGACCACGACCCGGTCGTACGCCACAGCCCCGACGTCATCGGTCAAGAAGCCCAGCTTCATCGACCGGCAGAGATACTTCCCGGCGACTCCGCCAGCGAGCCCGCCGCCAAGGCTCATAAAGATCACCAACGGCCGCTCCACGTCACCGTCACCTCCCGAGTCGCCAAGGCCGACGTCTACGAGCCACCTTCTGCCTCCTCCGTCACCCTACGCGTCGCTCAACCGCCGCTACCGCAGCCCATCGCCCGTGGTGAACCCTCCTTCGTTCACGCCCCTCCAGAGTCCGGTCGAGGTCAAGCGGCAGCAGTCTGCGAGCTCTTATAGCCGATCCTACCACCACAGGTCTGCCACGGCGGACTCGAGCGGCTCCAAGCCCGGCCCGAGTGTGATCGAAGTCAGGAACTGGGACAGCCGATGA